A window of the Lactuca sativa cultivar Salinas chromosome 5, Lsat_Salinas_v11, whole genome shotgun sequence genome harbors these coding sequences:
- the LOC122197947 gene encoding uncharacterized protein LOC122197947 — protein MVLGDETDVFQLRHVMSESKKTVHLYLTVVGEEAEGQVVVNNQFNPTKTNRGRRESQCDGNRSRGKGNEVPVMTKKPKVGMTELQRQNLFEFGEVPEIHDRRCEETSNEGWSDDEYTQRKTAFNPWYCIPSIPDCPEPILEPGPFHSLGPNDKLIIRAFRKCCRKVIIMDGAHLKGKYKGTILHAVAMDGNNQILHIGYGICPKETTDSWTWFLEKLHECIGDVEGLIMVTGTAPAIAISIQNLVRAYKTIEFEFYWQRLRNIRDDVATYLSQIPREKWTRAYCPTTKYDYMTSNSAESMNVVSNKARKLHILPLLEFFRTLMQKWFYKRWMVAEKSTTVLTKWTKDMVKKINMGFKDGQYPVLTIQRIKCMTSKVAA, from the exons ATGGTGCTTGGAGATGAAACTGATGTATTTCAATTAAGACATGTAATGTCTGAATCAAAGAAGACGGTGCATTTGTATTTAACGGTGGTAGGTGAAGAAGCCGAAGGACAAGTAGTGGTTAACAACCAGTTTAATCCAACAAAAACTAATAGAGGTCGTAGAGAAAGCCAATGTGATGGAAACCGTTCAAGGGGAAAAGGAAATGAAGTGCCA GTAATGACAAAAAAACCAAAAGTGGGCATGACTGAATTACAACGTCAAAATTTGTTCGAGTTTGGAGAAGTTCCTGAAATTCATGATCGAAGATGTGAGGAAACATCAAATGAAGGGTGGTCGGATGATGAGTACACGCAACGAAAAACTGCTTTTAATCCATGGTATTGTATTCCTTCTATTCCTGATTGTCCAGAACCTATTCTTGAACCTGGACCATTTCACAGTTTAGGTCCGAATGATAAATTAATT ATACGTGCTTTCAGAAAGTGTTGTAGAAAAGTTATTATTATGGATGGAGCTCATTTGAAGGGAAAGTACAAAGGCACCATCTTGCATGCAGTAGCCATGGATGGCAACAATCAGATCTTGCATATTGGTTATGGAATTTGCCCAAAAGAGACTACggattcttggacatggtttcttGAAAAACTACATGAATGTATTGGTGATGTGGAAGGTCTGATAATGGTCACAGGTACGGCACCCGCAATTGCTATAAGTATTCAAAAT CTGGTAAGAGCTTACAAAACCATTGAGTTTGAATTCTATTGGCAGAGACTTCGTAATATAAGAGATGATGTAGCGACATATCTCAGTCAAATTCCACGTGAGAAATGGACCAGAGCGTATTGCCCTACCACAAAGTATGATTATATGACCTCAAATAGTGCGGAGTCCATGAATGTTGTATCAAATAAAGCAAGGAAGTTGCATATATTACCACTTCTTGAGTTCTTTCGCACACTTATGCAGAAATGGTTTTACAAACGGTGGATGGTTGCAG AAAAAAGTACAACAGTACTTACGAAGTGGACTAAAGATatggttaaaaaaataaatatgggTTTCAAGGATGGTCAGTATCCGGTGTTGACAATACAACGTATCAAGTGCATGACTTCAAAAGTGGCGGCATAG